Proteins co-encoded in one Planctomycetota bacterium genomic window:
- a CDS encoding nitroreductase family protein yields MNRRTLLKTVPVLTVLAAAGFARAEEAGTAPGPAQGLQPIALPKPQTDGGKSVLAALQERRTNRSIKPDALPPQMLSNLLWSAFGVNRDKGGGQVGRTAASASNSQEIDLYVILPEGVYLYEAVPHRLAPVVAGDLRAKVADHGRGGGAAKAPVNLIFVADIAKFSKARFQEPGLKDPEIQKSYYCVATGLIAGNVYLFAASQGLAAWFHNCNKPALAAELKLRPDQRVLYAQTVGYPA; encoded by the coding sequence ATGAATCGCAGAACACTCTTAAAGACCGTGCCGGTCCTTACCGTGCTGGCCGCCGCAGGGTTCGCCAGGGCCGAGGAGGCCGGCACGGCGCCCGGTCCCGCGCAGGGCCTGCAACCGATTGCGCTGCCGAAGCCCCAGACCGACGGCGGCAAGTCCGTCCTGGCGGCCCTCCAGGAAAGAAGGACCAATCGCAGCATCAAGCCGGATGCGCTGCCCCCGCAGATGCTGTCGAATCTTCTCTGGTCGGCGTTCGGCGTGAACCGCGACAAGGGGGGCGGCCAGGTGGGTCGAACCGCTGCATCGGCCAGCAACTCCCAGGAAATCGACCTTTACGTCATCCTGCCCGAAGGCGTGTACCTCTACGAGGCGGTTCCTCACCGCCTGGCGCCGGTTGTCGCCGGGGACCTGCGCGCCAAGGTTGCCGACCACGGTCGCGGGGGCGGCGCGGCCAAGGCGCCGGTGAATCTCATCTTCGTCGCCGACATCGCCAAGTTCAGCAAGGCCAGATTCCAGGAGCCGGGCTTGAAAGACCCGGAGATCCAGAAATCCTATTACTGCGTCGCCACGGGCCTCATCGCCGGAAACGTGTACCTGTTTGCCGCCTCGCAAGGCCTGGCCGCCTGGTTCCACAACTGCAATAAGCCCGCCCTGGCTGCGGAGTTGAAACTGCGGCCCGACCAGCGCGTCCTCTACGCCCAGACCGTGGGTTACCCGGCGTAG
- a CDS encoding SAM-dependent chlorinase/fluorinase, producing MSRIITLLTDFGIASTYPAQMKGVILERCPSARLVDLSHEVPRHDVRTAAFMLASAVRAFPGGTIHVAVVDPQVGSARRVLAAESAGQTYLAPDNGLLTVVLGGKIGRGTGAAAARVVSVEDRALFRSDVSSTFHGRDIFAPVGAALACGAALENLGPEIESIQRLDVPASRREAGAVKGEVLYVDPFGNLVTNVIAGELTESELARIVVYVGGAVIRGLSRAYSDVAAGMLLAYVGSAGFLEVAVNRQSAASRLAADVGTSVRIGFEAP from the coding sequence GTGTCCCGCATCATCACGCTGTTGACGGATTTCGGCATTGCGAGCACCTACCCCGCCCAGATGAAAGGGGTGATCCTGGAGCGGTGCCCCTCGGCCAGGCTGGTGGACCTCTCGCACGAGGTGCCCCGGCACGACGTGCGGACGGCCGCGTTCATGCTGGCCAGTGCCGTGCGGGCCTTTCCCGGAGGCACGATTCACGTGGCCGTTGTGGACCCTCAGGTTGGCTCCGCGCGCCGGGTACTGGCGGCCGAATCGGCGGGACAAACCTATCTGGCCCCGGACAATGGGCTTCTGACGGTCGTCCTCGGCGGGAAAATCGGGCGAGGCACGGGCGCCGCGGCCGCCCGCGTCGTCAGCGTCGAGGACCGCGCGCTCTTCCGCTCCGACGTGTCAAGCACATTCCACGGGCGGGACATTTTCGCTCCCGTCGGCGCGGCTTTGGCGTGCGGCGCGGCCCTTGAGAACCTCGGGCCGGAGATCGAATCTATCCAGCGGCTCGACGTTCCCGCGTCGCGCCGCGAGGCCGGGGCCGTCAAGGGCGAGGTGCTCTACGTGGATCCGTTCGGCAACCTGGTGACGAACGTCATCGCGGGCGAGTTGACCGAATCGGAACTGGCCCGGATCGTGGTTTACGTCGGCGGGGCGGTGATCCGCGGCCTCTCGCGGGCCTACAGCGACGTCGCCGCCGGCATGTTGCTCGCCTACGTCGGCAGCGCGGGCTTCCTCGAGGTGGCCGTCAACCGCCAGAGTGCTGCCTCGCGTCTTGCGGCCGACGTTGGCACCTCCGTCCGCATCGGGTTCGAGGCCCCATGA
- the bioA gene encoding adenosylmethionine--8-amino-7-oxononanoate transaminase: MSLPRDRSERLRRADKASLWHPFTQMAEWVAGDPVVIERGEREFIIDTDGNRYIDGISSLWCNLHGHRRREIDDAVRRQLDRIAHSTLLGLASPPSIELAERLVAFAPKGLSRVFYSDSGATAVEVALKMAFQYWRQCKRPRPEKTTFVSLMHGYHGDTLGAVSVGGIDLFHETYRPLLFPTLHAPSPYCYRCPLGLGPEGCGMACAERMEELLEARGREVAAVILEPCVQGAAGIIVHPEGYLRRVADACRRHDVLLICDEVATGFGRTGRLFACEHEGVEPDLLCLGKGISGGYLPLAATLATERIYEAFLGEPASGRTFYHGHTYTGNALGCAAGLASLDVFEKDRVLDRIGQLARQLAEGLSRLAERAHVGEVRRKGLMAGIELVADRATREPFPPEERRAWRACVAARRHGVWVRPLGDVVVLMPPYCISDESLGRLVAGVSKGIAEVTGE, encoded by the coding sequence ATGAGCCTTCCGCGCGACCGCTCCGAGCGCCTGCGCCGGGCCGACAAGGCCTCCCTCTGGCACCCCTTCACCCAGATGGCCGAGTGGGTCGCGGGCGACCCCGTCGTCATCGAGCGAGGCGAGCGCGAGTTCATCATCGACACGGACGGCAACCGCTATATCGACGGCATCTCGAGCCTGTGGTGCAACCTGCACGGCCATCGGCGGCGGGAGATCGACGATGCCGTCCGACGCCAACTTGACCGGATCGCGCATTCGACGCTTCTGGGTCTCGCCTCGCCGCCCTCGATCGAACTGGCCGAACGCCTTGTCGCTTTTGCGCCGAAAGGCCTGTCGCGCGTCTTCTACTCCGACTCCGGGGCGACGGCCGTCGAAGTCGCCCTCAAGATGGCGTTCCAGTATTGGCGACAGTGCAAGCGCCCGCGGCCCGAGAAGACGACGTTCGTCAGCCTCATGCACGGCTACCACGGCGACACGCTCGGGGCCGTGAGCGTCGGGGGAATCGACCTGTTTCACGAGACCTACCGGCCGCTCCTCTTTCCGACGCTCCACGCGCCCTCGCCATATTGCTACCGCTGTCCGCTTGGCCTGGGGCCGGAAGGCTGCGGCATGGCGTGCGCGGAGCGGATGGAGGAGTTGCTCGAGGCGCGCGGCCGGGAAGTGGCCGCCGTCATCCTCGAACCGTGCGTCCAGGGCGCCGCGGGCATCATCGTCCATCCCGAGGGGTATCTGCGTCGCGTGGCCGACGCCTGCCGGCGGCACGACGTTCTCCTCATTTGTGATGAGGTGGCGACGGGGTTCGGGCGGACGGGTCGGCTCTTCGCATGTGAACACGAGGGCGTCGAGCCGGACCTGTTGTGTCTCGGCAAAGGCATCAGCGGGGGCTACCTGCCTCTCGCCGCCACTCTCGCGACTGAGAGAATTTACGAGGCGTTCCTCGGCGAGCCGGCCTCCGGCCGAACGTTCTATCATGGCCATACGTACACGGGCAACGCGCTCGGGTGCGCGGCCGGGCTGGCGAGCCTCGACGTCTTTGAGAAGGACCGCGTTCTGGATCGCATCGGCCAGTTAGCCCGGCAGTTGGCCGAGGGCCTGTCGCGGCTGGCGGAACGCGCGCACGTCGGCGAGGTTCGCCGCAAGGGACTCATGGCGGGCATCGAACTGGTGGCCGACCGCGCGACGCGCGAGCCCTTTCCGCCGGAGGAGCGCCGCGCTTGGCGGGCTTGCGTGGCGGCGCGTCGTCACGGCGTGTGGGTGCGTCCGCTCGGCGACGTCGTCGTCCTCATGCCGCCTTACTGCATTTCGGACGAGAGCCTGGGGCGGCTCGTCGCGGGCGTCTCGAAGGGCATCGCGGAGGTCACCGGCGAATGA
- the bioD gene encoding dethiobiotin synthase, whose amino-acid sequence MNRGFFITGTDTGVGKTVVAAALAIVLRESGRDVGVFKPVASGCVRRREGLVSEDAEFLAKAAEAPETLEEISPIRFEAPLAPTVAAARAGVETDLEPMWEAWRRLRDAHEILLVEGIGGILCPVTPAMSVADLAKEFRLPLLVVARSTLGTINHTALVIEAARARGLAVAGVVINRYNHESPDLAEMTSPDEIWRVTGVRVLGLVPEDRATDFRAGVVGPDVLAAVRQLPLNRLLA is encoded by the coding sequence ATGAATCGCGGATTCTTCATCACGGGCACCGACACGGGCGTCGGGAAGACCGTCGTCGCGGCGGCGCTGGCCATCGTTCTTCGCGAGAGCGGGCGGGATGTCGGCGTCTTCAAACCCGTGGCCTCGGGCTGCGTCCGCCGGCGCGAAGGCCTCGTCTCCGAGGATGCTGAGTTCCTCGCCAAGGCGGCCGAGGCCCCCGAGACGCTCGAGGAGATTTCGCCGATCCGGTTCGAGGCGCCCCTGGCGCCGACGGTGGCGGCGGCGCGGGCGGGCGTCGAAACGGATCTCGAGCCGATGTGGGAGGCGTGGCGGCGCCTCCGCGACGCCCACGAAATTCTCCTCGTCGAGGGCATCGGCGGGATCCTTTGCCCCGTGACGCCGGCGATGAGCGTGGCGGACCTCGCGAAGGAATTCCGCTTGCCGCTCCTGGTCGTCGCGAGGTCGACGCTGGGGACGATCAACCATACGGCCCTGGTGATCGAGGCGGCGCGGGCTCGGGGCCTCGCGGTGGCCGGCGTCGTCATCAACCGCTACAACCACGAGTCGCCGGACTTGGCGGAGATGACCAGCCCCGACGAGATTTGGCGCGTCACGGGCGTTCGGGTCCTCGGCCTTGTGCCGGAAGACCGGGCGACGGATTTCCGTGCGGGCGTCGTGGGGCCGGACGTACTCGCCGCGGTGCGCCAGTTGCCCCTCAACCGCCTGCTGGCGTGA
- a CDS encoding metalloregulator ArsR/SmtB family transcription factor codes for MAKKNVGKAQLQEWARGFSLLSDPTRLGVLKMLSQSPKNVTALCKGLGLKQPTVSHHLGLLRMGRIVIGTRKGKSVIYSADKAALKMLGVACGKLTPRK; via the coding sequence ATGGCGAAGAAGAACGTTGGGAAAGCGCAGTTGCAGGAGTGGGCGCGCGGGTTCAGTCTTCTTTCGGACCCCACTCGCTTGGGCGTCTTGAAAATGCTGTCCCAGAGCCCCAAGAATGTCACCGCGCTGTGCAAAGGGCTCGGCCTTAAGCAGCCCACCGTCAGCCATCACCTCGGCCTGCTGCGCATGGGGCGGATCGTGATCGGCACCCGCAAGGGCAAGTCCGTCATCTATTCGGCGGACAAGGCGGCGCTGAAGATGCTCGGCGTGGCCTGTGGCAAGTTGACGCCCAGGAAGTAA
- a CDS encoding ferredoxin encodes MKARVDAELCVGCGACVDICPDVFDMPGDTAVVKADPVPAEHEDAVCEAAEACPTEAIAVEK; translated from the coding sequence ATGAAAGCCCGAGTCGATGCCGAACTCTGTGTCGGGTGCGGGGCTTGTGTCGATATCTGTCCCGACGTGTTCGACATGCCGGGCGACACGGCCGTTGTCAAGGCCGACCCGGTCCCGGCCGAGCATGAGGACGCGGTCTGCGAGGCGGCGGAGGCCTGCCCCACCGAGGCGATTGCCGTCGAAAAATAG
- a CDS encoding NCS2 family permease, whose amino-acid sequence MFRLREHGTTVGAEIRGGLVTFLTLSYILFVQPAVLSAVGMPRNDVFVATCVCSALACFLMGILTNYPFALAPAMGHNFFFAFMVCSALGFGFLWPEALLANLIAGAIFLCLSFVGLREAIMQAVPESLKYAIAVGIGLLIAFVGLQYGDIVQNSPAVLVRLGDLANPVVLVVLAGIAVTAVLTTLQFRGAILGGILATAILAVVLGRVAYHQPDGLECITEGQFLERAGITRGAVDATVPVPPGAVRVVLAEPRPSESLLGRVVALPHWPHETLGAVFRKPLDLFRNHSLADVLLVIFIFFFLDMFDTVGTLIGVSERAGFLDEKGQLPRARWALFSDAAGTVMGAIVGTSTITTYVESAAGVKEGARTGLAAIVTGVLLLLALVFAPLVEMVGMGVHFIHAETGETLRQVVAGTPVEIKFYPVIAPVLVVIGVMMMGSVRKIRWEDYDEAIPAFLTIVVMQFSFSITDGIAWGFISYVLLKLVTRRAREIHGLVALFAALFVGMYVARAFLTGS is encoded by the coding sequence ATGTTCCGGCTTCGTGAGCACGGGACCACCGTGGGGGCCGAAATCCGCGGCGGCCTGGTCACGTTCCTGACGCTCTCTTACATCCTCTTCGTCCAACCGGCGGTCCTTTCCGCCGTCGGCATGCCCCGCAACGACGTCTTCGTCGCCACGTGCGTCTGCTCTGCGCTGGCCTGTTTCCTGATGGGTATCCTGACGAACTATCCGTTCGCGCTGGCCCCTGCCATGGGTCACAACTTCTTCTTCGCCTTCATGGTCTGTAGCGCCCTGGGCTTCGGGTTTCTCTGGCCGGAGGCGCTCCTGGCGAACCTCATCGCCGGCGCGATTTTTCTTTGCTTGAGTTTCGTCGGCCTGCGCGAGGCGATCATGCAGGCCGTCCCCGAGAGCCTCAAGTACGCCATCGCCGTCGGCATCGGTCTCTTGATCGCCTTCGTCGGACTTCAATACGGCGACATCGTCCAGAACAGTCCGGCCGTGCTCGTCCGCCTGGGCGATCTGGCAAACCCCGTTGTCCTCGTCGTGCTCGCGGGGATCGCCGTCACCGCCGTCCTGACGACCCTCCAGTTCCGCGGCGCCATCCTCGGCGGCATCCTCGCGACGGCGATCCTCGCGGTGGTCCTGGGGCGGGTCGCCTACCATCAGCCCGACGGCCTGGAGTGCATCACCGAGGGGCAGTTCCTCGAGCGGGCCGGCATCACGCGCGGCGCCGTCGATGCCACCGTGCCGGTGCCTCCCGGCGCGGTCCGTGTCGTCCTCGCCGAGCCGCGCCCGAGCGAGTCGCTTCTCGGGCGCGTCGTCGCGCTGCCTCATTGGCCTCACGAAACCCTCGGCGCCGTCTTCCGAAAGCCCCTCGACCTTTTCAGGAACCATTCGCTGGCCGACGTCCTCCTCGTCATCTTCATCTTTTTCTTCCTGGATATGTTCGACACGGTCGGGACGCTCATCGGCGTTTCGGAGCGCGCGGGGTTCCTGGACGAAAAGGGCCAACTCCCGCGCGCCCGCTGGGCCCTTTTCTCGGATGCCGCTGGAACGGTCATGGGCGCGATCGTCGGCACGAGCACCATTACGACCTACGTTGAAAGTGCCGCAGGGGTGAAAGAGGGCGCGCGGACGGGTCTGGCGGCCATTGTCACCGGCGTGCTGCTGCTTCTGGCCCTCGTCTTCGCACCCCTCGTGGAGATGGTCGGCATGGGCGTGCACTTCATTCACGCCGAGACCGGAGAAACGCTCCGCCAGGTTGTCGCCGGCACGCCGGTCGAGATCAAGTTCTATCCGGTCATCGCGCCGGTGCTTGTCGTGATCGGCGTCATGATGATGGGCAGCGTCCGAAAGATCCGCTGGGAGGACTACGACGAGGCGATTCCGGCCTTTCTGACGATCGTCGTGATGCAGTTCAGTTTCTCGATCACGGACGGCATCGCGTGGGGGTTCATCAGTTACGTCCTTCTGAAACTCGTCACGCGCCGGGCGCGCGAGATCCACGGCCTCGTGGCGCTCTTCGCGGCGCTCTTCGTCGGCATGTACGTCGCCCGGGCATTCTTGACGGGATCCTGA